One stretch of Paenibacillus sp. FSL R5-0341 DNA includes these proteins:
- a CDS encoding phosphotransferase has translation MQNIDSGSLHHSEQQRISEVLALYGFTSDWKGERGKGGMNNSTYMLHVDGANYVMRQYETHNDSMKIAFEHEVLEALQRSNFKLDTPSPVGRLSGEGGTFLAVKENLTGHTKIVTLFHYREGVNPIWHTPDQLIGLGKAAGALSSVMATLEIPIEPVYPPYYRIQDAYPLCSPERLLQLCTSPPEQLVACSNELKQLRDVLPDLFEALRGMEQLPHQLVHGDVNASNVLADQQDGEICAILDFEFATWDLRVMELAVPMSDLLTMDKSEDWMWQAQEGLIRGFREQVSLKPEELLAIPQLILLRSLDVVMHFISRMFEGTDEPEVAVDQIVKLKQRIDWMRDHEERLREILVY, from the coding sequence GTGCAAAACATCGATTCCGGTTCCCTCCATCATTCAGAGCAGCAGCGTATATCCGAAGTGTTGGCCTTATATGGTTTCACATCGGACTGGAAAGGTGAGCGTGGAAAGGGTGGGATGAATAATTCTACCTACATGCTCCATGTAGACGGGGCTAATTACGTCATGAGACAATATGAAACACATAATGATTCGATGAAAATTGCCTTTGAACACGAGGTGCTGGAAGCCCTCCAACGTTCGAATTTTAAGCTAGATACACCTTCACCTGTAGGACGGTTATCTGGTGAGGGAGGTACATTCCTTGCTGTAAAAGAAAACCTCACAGGTCACACCAAAATCGTGACTTTGTTTCATTATCGGGAAGGCGTCAATCCCATCTGGCATACACCAGATCAATTGATAGGGCTCGGTAAAGCGGCGGGGGCCCTGTCTTCTGTTATGGCTACGCTGGAGATACCAATTGAACCTGTGTATCCACCATACTATCGAATTCAGGATGCGTATCCGCTCTGTTCACCAGAACGATTATTACAGCTATGCACATCACCACCGGAGCAATTGGTCGCATGTTCGAATGAACTGAAGCAGTTGAGGGATGTGCTGCCAGATCTGTTTGAAGCCCTGCGGGGTATGGAACAGTTGCCACATCAATTGGTTCATGGGGATGTGAATGCTTCGAATGTATTGGCAGATCAGCAGGATGGTGAAATCTGTGCCATTTTGGATTTTGAATTTGCGACATGGGATTTGCGGGTAATGGAGCTGGCTGTTCCGATGTCTGACCTCCTCACCATGGACAAGAGTGAAGATTGGATGTGGCAGGCACAGGAGGGACTGATCAGGGGATTTCGGGAACAGGTCAGCCTGAAACCGGAAGAGTTGCTGGCCATACCTCAATTGATTTTGCTGCGCAGTCTGGATGTGGTCATGCATTTCATCAGTCGCATGTTCGAGGGTACAGATGAGCCCGAAGTGGCTGTAGATCAGATTGTGAAGCTCAAACAGCGGATCGACTGGATGCGTGATCATGAAGAACGACTGCGTGAGATATTGGTGTATTAA
- a CDS encoding tetratricopeptide repeat protein, with amino-acid sequence MLIKFLIFGLLWRIIGNPFIAILILLVILYFLDRRYVGVFPSFTKPLKRMRNISRLRQQLAMSPNEVSSKLELARLLIERKRYSEAHALLLELERPYEQSAEYWEALGTTELHLGNIEKGERHILQALEINPRVKYGRPYLTLAGAFKDTHEDKALNYVHQFQEIHSSSSEAYYLLGSVHRSLGRNADAKQAYEQSLNVYRSLPKYKKRQERRWAVRSWFRKRGL; translated from the coding sequence GTGCTTATTAAATTTCTTATCTTTGGCCTTCTATGGCGGATTATAGGTAATCCGTTCATTGCCATTCTAATTTTACTCGTAATACTGTACTTCCTGGATCGTCGCTATGTTGGCGTATTCCCAAGCTTCACGAAACCTCTCAAGCGTATGCGTAACATCTCCCGGCTTCGCCAACAGCTTGCCATGAGTCCCAATGAAGTTTCTTCCAAGCTGGAATTGGCTCGCCTGCTGATTGAGCGCAAACGTTACAGCGAGGCACATGCGTTATTGCTTGAACTGGAACGCCCCTATGAGCAATCAGCTGAGTATTGGGAGGCATTAGGGACGACTGAGCTTCATTTGGGCAACATCGAAAAAGGCGAACGTCATATTCTGCAAGCCCTCGAGATCAACCCCAGAGTCAAGTATGGACGTCCGTATCTCACCCTTGCTGGAGCCTTCAAAGATACGCATGAGGACAAAGCGCTGAATTATGTGCATCAGTTTCAGGAAATTCATTCCTCATCCAGTGAAGCTTATTATCTGCTCGGCTCAGTTCATCGTTCCCTCGGACGCAATGCAGATGCGAAGCAGGCTTACGAGCAATCCTTGAACGTGTACCGTTCATTGCCCAAATACAAGAAACGTCAGGAGCGCCGTTGGGCTGTCCGCAGTTGGTTCCGTAAGCGTGGATTGTAA
- a CDS encoding MarR family transcriptional regulator, with protein MSTPDAKSLVNRYLDASFMVNKRFDTRIREQVGQTITTDQFCALRLIEEKPSCTPSDLAELLCIGKSSITALVNKLVDRDLVHRAGDERDRRVVYLTLTETGRQVYRETEQEIQQILEPYLVHFKPEEVRNFIESFEKLAALLTHEGGQENE; from the coding sequence ATGAGCACACCCGATGCAAAAAGTTTGGTGAACCGCTATTTGGATGCTTCGTTTATGGTAAACAAGCGGTTTGATACGCGAATACGCGAACAAGTGGGGCAGACCATAACGACCGATCAGTTCTGCGCACTTCGTCTGATTGAGGAGAAGCCTTCCTGCACACCCTCCGATCTGGCAGAGCTTCTGTGCATAGGCAAGAGCAGCATTACCGCTTTGGTCAATAAGCTGGTGGATCGCGATCTGGTCCATCGGGCCGGAGATGAACGTGACCGCAGGGTCGTGTATTTGACGCTGACGGAGACTGGAAGACAAGTGTATAGGGAAACAGAACAGGAAATACAGCAGATTCTGGAGCCATATCTGGTTCATTTTAAACCGGAAGAGGTTCGTAATTTCATTGAATCTTTTGAGAAGCTTGCAGCTTTGCTAACGCATGAAGGAGGACAGGAGAACGAATGA
- a CDS encoding BadF/BadG/BcrA/BcrD ATPase family protein — protein MNTYVIGMDGGGSHTRVAVADQYGKLLSYVQKGGCNRYHDTHAEQNVLEGIAEAITKAGLKPDQIVSIQAGMAGLDRPEDTVWAEALLARTGITGRISAVNDTHIAHTAAFDGEPGIVAIGGTGSLILGRTERGAWLRNDQFGHYAPTAARFLAYDTVHSILAGRYESQDQEWIEQVLTYWHVGSIRELAALGVSGFAENKQATNRRFGQMAPLVTEAAARNIPLAVRVCDSAADTAVVGILMLACCFDQPTVSIALTGSCLSSPYMVEAVQKGLDAAYRPEGKKIQYITSNLPAVGGALLDAYHLAQIKVSDNIPTMLQCELNRYMT, from the coding sequence ATGAATACATACGTGATTGGGATGGATGGAGGAGGAAGCCACACGCGTGTGGCTGTCGCCGATCAGTACGGAAAGCTCTTGTCCTATGTACAAAAGGGTGGTTGCAACCGTTATCACGATACTCATGCCGAGCAAAATGTGCTGGAAGGTATCGCTGAAGCTATAACCAAGGCTGGGCTCAAGCCAGACCAGATCGTCTCCATTCAGGCAGGCATGGCAGGTCTGGATCGGCCTGAAGATACAGTATGGGCGGAAGCGTTACTTGCTCGAACGGGGATTACTGGCAGAATCAGTGCAGTAAACGATACGCATATCGCACATACTGCGGCCTTCGACGGTGAGCCAGGTATTGTCGCTATTGGAGGTACAGGCTCTCTGATCCTTGGCAGAACGGAACGGGGGGCTTGGCTCCGCAACGATCAGTTCGGTCATTATGCACCGACAGCAGCACGTTTTCTGGCTTACGACACGGTTCATTCCATATTGGCAGGACGTTATGAGTCGCAGGATCAAGAATGGATTGAGCAGGTTTTAACGTATTGGCATGTAGGCTCTATCCGGGAGCTTGCTGCGCTGGGAGTGTCTGGTTTTGCTGAAAATAAACAGGCTACCAATCGGAGATTTGGTCAAATGGCACCTTTGGTGACTGAAGCAGCTGCCCGGAATATTCCCCTCGCGGTTAGGGTATGTGACTCTGCTGCCGATACAGCTGTTGTGGGTATCCTCATGCTGGCATGCTGTTTCGATCAGCCAACAGTGTCTATCGCGCTTACCGGAAGCTGTCTGAGTTCACCGTACATGGTGGAGGCTGTTCAGAAAGGACTGGATGCTGCCTATAGGCCCGAAGGGAAAAAAATCCAATACATAACAAGCAACTTGCCGGCAGTTGGGGGTGCATTGCTAGATGCCTATCATTTGGCGCAAATCAAGGTATCGGATAACATCCCGACTATGCTTCAATGCGAGCTGAATCGTTATATGACTTGA
- a CDS encoding GDSL-type esterase/lipase family protein, whose amino-acid sequence MVYRYVAIGDSLTVGTGALLGTGFVPLYRRMAEMNVRTFVSMENMGVNGLTSGEMLQMISSHPRVRQSLREADIITISIGGNDLIRTFKASNGIPNASKMTQVLGETRSNVSQIMRHIRQLKGNSEYMVRSIGLYNPYPQATEAAYWVRQYNSFLNGAGSGNYACAQVYDRFEGRERELLFWDRVHPNARGYRVIAEQLNRTGYYPFS is encoded by the coding sequence ATGGTATATCGATATGTGGCTATAGGAGATTCATTAACGGTAGGTACAGGAGCGTTGCTGGGCACCGGCTTTGTTCCTTTATATCGGCGAATGGCGGAAATGAATGTTCGTACGTTTGTATCCATGGAAAATATGGGCGTGAATGGACTGACGTCGGGGGAAATGTTGCAGATGATCTCTTCGCATCCCCGAGTGCGGCAATCGCTCCGTGAAGCGGATATCATTACCATATCCATTGGCGGAAATGATTTGATTCGTACGTTTAAAGCAAGTAATGGCATTCCAAATGCCAGCAAAATGACACAGGTGCTCGGAGAAACCCGTAGTAATGTATCCCAGATCATGCGGCACATTCGGCAGTTAAAGGGCAACAGTGAGTATATGGTCCGATCCATCGGATTGTACAACCCGTATCCACAAGCGACGGAAGCTGCGTACTGGGTGCGCCAATATAATTCGTTTCTGAATGGAGCGGGATCAGGCAACTATGCGTGTGCTCAAGTCTATGACAGGTTTGAGGGCCGTGAACGTGAACTGTTGTTCTGGGACAGAGTGCATCCCAATGCAAGAGGGTATCGTGTCATTGCAGAGCAGCTTAATCGGACCGGATACTATCCATTCTCTTGA
- a CDS encoding MMPL family transporter, translating to MRAILKARWWLMGLWVVVAAVLMFTAPNMSELIREKGQFSVPEGYSSTRAAAILNEAAAQKGEQQGSQIALVFYNPDGLGTTGKQEAEKAVKQLEADKQKLGILSILEPFSQPELSEKMISADGKTILTSLSIDQGDRTVKEMREDLNEALESVNVEHYITGKGLIDEDTIESSQEGLKKSEYITVVFILLILFLVFRSFVAPFVPLLTVGISYIVSQQIVAFLVDGLDFPISTFTQIFMVAVMFGIGTDYCILLISRFKEELAHHENTWDAIIATYRTAGKTVLFSALAVLVGFIAIGFAQFMLYRSAVAVAVGIAVMMLALVTIVPFFMAVLGKKLFWPSKGSLDHAESKIYGAAGRFSLKRPWAALLIVAAVCVPLLATYDGKLSFNSLDEIGEKYDSVKAFNIISDSFGPGESLPGQIVVQNDEAMDNAKYMAVAEKISREVEKVPGISGVRSMTRPTGDEIKDFEVTQQVGTLSDGLGEGKTGLDKIRDGLSEASSQLSKNEPQLKEAADGAGELTKGTTQLQTGIAQLSEGLGQIEKGIRDGSSGAGDLKAGLQQAKTSADQLAQANNQLLEAYRQAGAGVAALSDGTRELEQQLNGVSTALTSLSESFTALEERYPELQQDTDYQRIKGTIGETGSGTAQLAQGLGQIKTKLGEAAAGINQANEGFASAAAGQKALADGLSQIVTGISQLETGLKQAADGQGKVIKEIPSIQNGLGQLQGGQEKIQQGFSDLSGQLTQLTDGLNQSVDGIKQVSGGLDSAQDYLTQLQNSPDSDLAGWYVPEEALNSKDFTQVFDTYLSQDRKTMTIDVIFAENPYGTEAIDLVPDIEAAVHRAVQGSTLEKADIAVGGVTSTFADLQEISNNDYTRTVMLMLAGTFIILVVLLRSVIMPLYLIVSLLLAYFTSMALTEVVFVNILGFAGISWVTPFFGFVMLIALGVDYSIFLMDRFNENKGMKVQDAMLYAMKNMGTVILSAAVILSGTFAAMYPSGVLSMMQIATVVLSGLVLYSLLFLPFFVPVMVKMFGRANWWPFPNKEQADSVDSDRTIGM from the coding sequence ATGAGAGCGATATTGAAAGCGCGATGGTGGTTAATGGGGCTATGGGTTGTTGTAGCTGCCGTATTAATGTTTACCGCCCCTAACATGAGTGAACTGATTCGGGAAAAGGGACAGTTTTCGGTTCCGGAAGGATACTCTTCCACCCGTGCTGCAGCGATTCTGAATGAAGCTGCAGCGCAAAAGGGAGAACAGCAAGGCAGCCAGATCGCTCTTGTATTTTATAATCCGGATGGTCTGGGTACCACGGGAAAACAAGAGGCAGAGAAGGCTGTTAAGCAATTGGAGGCCGACAAGCAGAAGCTGGGCATTCTGTCCATTCTGGAACCTTTCTCTCAGCCTGAGTTGTCCGAGAAGATGATCTCAGCTGACGGCAAAACCATTCTAACGTCGCTATCCATTGATCAGGGAGATCGTACGGTCAAGGAAATGCGGGAAGACCTGAATGAAGCATTGGAGTCCGTCAATGTGGAGCACTACATAACCGGTAAAGGTTTGATTGACGAAGATACCATTGAAAGTTCCCAAGAGGGGCTTAAGAAATCGGAATATATTACCGTTGTCTTTATTTTACTGATTCTGTTCCTGGTGTTCCGTTCGTTTGTAGCTCCGTTTGTCCCACTGCTGACGGTGGGGATCAGTTACATTGTATCGCAACAGATTGTTGCATTCCTGGTGGATGGGCTCGACTTCCCGATATCCACGTTTACACAGATCTTTATGGTCGCCGTCATGTTCGGGATTGGTACGGATTACTGCATCCTGTTGATCAGTCGGTTCAAGGAAGAACTGGCTCATCATGAGAATACGTGGGATGCCATCATTGCTACCTATCGTACTGCCGGTAAAACGGTACTCTTCTCCGCACTTGCCGTGCTGGTTGGATTCATTGCGATCGGCTTTGCCCAGTTTATGTTGTACCGCTCTGCGGTTGCTGTAGCTGTGGGTATCGCTGTGATGATGCTTGCCTTGGTGACGATCGTACCATTCTTCATGGCGGTGCTGGGCAAGAAGCTATTCTGGCCGTCGAAGGGTTCACTGGATCATGCCGAGAGCAAGATCTATGGTGCAGCTGGCCGCTTCTCGCTGAAACGTCCATGGGCTGCGCTGCTCATCGTCGCGGCTGTTTGTGTGCCACTTCTGGCAACCTACGATGGCAAACTGTCGTTCAACAGTCTCGATGAGATTGGTGAGAAGTATGATTCAGTAAAAGCATTCAACATTATCTCTGACAGCTTCGGTCCAGGTGAATCATTGCCGGGTCAGATCGTTGTTCAGAACGATGAAGCGATGGATAATGCGAAATATATGGCCGTTGCTGAGAAAATCAGCCGGGAAGTAGAGAAAGTACCTGGGATCTCCGGTGTCCGCAGTATGACACGACCTACGGGTGATGAGATCAAAGATTTTGAAGTTACACAGCAAGTGGGAACATTATCGGATGGACTTGGTGAAGGCAAGACGGGTCTGGACAAAATCCGTGATGGTCTGAGTGAAGCGAGCAGTCAACTAAGTAAAAATGAACCACAGTTAAAAGAAGCTGCCGATGGGGCAGGTGAACTGACCAAAGGAACCACCCAGTTGCAAACGGGTATCGCGCAACTAAGTGAGGGACTTGGCCAGATTGAAAAAGGGATTCGAGATGGTTCCTCAGGTGCGGGTGACCTGAAAGCAGGACTTCAGCAAGCCAAAACGAGCGCAGATCAACTCGCGCAGGCGAACAATCAGTTGCTTGAAGCCTATCGTCAGGCAGGAGCAGGAGTCGCTGCACTGAGCGATGGAACCCGCGAACTGGAGCAACAGCTGAATGGGGTTTCAACGGCTTTAACCAGTCTGTCTGAATCCTTCACAGCACTCGAAGAACGTTATCCTGAGTTGCAGCAAGATACGGATTACCAGCGTATCAAAGGTACGATTGGTGAAACAGGTTCTGGTACAGCCCAGCTCGCTCAAGGTTTGGGTCAGATTAAGACCAAGCTGGGAGAAGCCGCAGCTGGAATTAATCAGGCCAATGAAGGCTTTGCCTCCGCAGCAGCCGGACAGAAGGCTCTTGCCGATGGTCTAAGCCAGATTGTAACGGGAATCAGTCAGCTTGAGACAGGTCTGAAACAGGCCGCTGATGGTCAAGGAAAAGTCATTAAGGAGATACCTTCCATCCAGAACGGGCTTGGTCAGCTTCAAGGTGGACAGGAGAAAATCCAGCAAGGCTTCTCGGATCTGAGTGGTCAGCTGACACAATTAACAGATGGCCTGAATCAAAGTGTCGATGGTATTAAACAGGTATCCGGTGGACTGGATTCAGCGCAGGACTACCTGACGCAATTGCAAAATTCACCGGATTCCGATCTGGCAGGCTGGTACGTTCCTGAAGAAGCACTGAACAGCAAAGACTTCACACAGGTATTTGATACGTATCTGTCCCAAGACCGGAAGACGATGACGATTGATGTTATTTTCGCCGAAAATCCATACGGAACAGAAGCCATTGATCTTGTTCCTGACATTGAGGCGGCAGTACATCGTGCGGTACAGGGCAGTACGCTTGAAAAAGCCGATATTGCCGTAGGTGGGGTTACCAGTACGTTTGCAGATCTGCAGGAGATCTCAAATAACGACTATACACGTACTGTAATGCTGATGCTGGCGGGCACATTTATTATTCTGGTCGTTCTGCTTCGTTCCGTGATTATGCCATTGTATCTGATCGTTTCCTTATTACTGGCTTATTTCACATCGATGGCGCTAACCGAAGTGGTGTTTGTTAATATTCTCGGATTCGCAGGCATTAGCTGGGTTACTCCGTTCTTCGGATTTGTCATGCTAATTGCACTGGGTGTGGATTATAGCATCTTCCTGATGGACCGTTTCAATGAGAACAAAGGCATGAAGGTACAGGATGCGATGTTGTACGCCATGAAGAACATGGGAACCGTAATTCTATCCGCAGCCGTCATTCTGAGCGGTACATTTGCTGCCATGTATCCATCCGGTGTTCTCTCGATGATGCAGATTGCCACAGTAGTCCTTAGCGGACTGGTCTTGTACTCTCTGTTGTTCCTGCCATTCTTCGTCCCAGTGATGGTGAAGATGTTTGGCCGGGCCAACTGGTGGCCGTTCCCTAACAAGGAACAGGCGGATTCCGTTGATTCGGATCGGACCATAGGCATGTAA
- a CDS encoding GNAT family N-acetyltransferase gives MLINLKSRIEEPVVQELLSYSVFPDPDHLKRALKQYVENDELYLAGYEAEEQLIGLIGYEHTGSNEITIHHIAILPENRFKNYGRGMISQLLEKYNPDTLIAETDLEAVEFYRNTGFVVYSLGELYPGVERFRCVLEKEEDTDEE, from the coding sequence GTGTTAATTAATTTGAAATCACGCATAGAAGAGCCGGTAGTACAGGAGCTGTTATCTTACTCGGTCTTTCCTGATCCGGATCATCTGAAACGTGCGTTAAAACAATATGTAGAGAATGACGAACTGTATCTGGCCGGATACGAAGCAGAGGAGCAATTGATCGGTCTGATCGGTTATGAGCATACTGGCTCAAACGAGATCACCATCCACCATATAGCCATTCTGCCGGAGAACCGCTTCAAAAATTATGGTCGGGGCATGATTTCACAATTGCTGGAGAAATACAATCCTGACACTTTGATTGCTGAGACGGATCTGGAGGCCGTGGAGTTTTACCGGAATACGGGATTCGTCGTATATAGTCTGGGTGAGCTGTATCCAGGTGTGGAGCGGTTCCGTTGTGTGCTTGAAAAAGAGGAAGACACAGACGAAGAGTAA